The Aureimonas mangrovi genome includes a region encoding these proteins:
- a CDS encoding universal stress protein, whose translation MMRHILLATDLTARSDRAVDRAVRLAHSTGAQLTVVHAVEDQKGIREEVNIPSWRSQKPGWQRLDRLIEAAGSEIRAQIGALDHAAEVIVREGSAPDLVTRQMQERRFDLLVTGVARDTGQGRVVLGSTVERSIKSGLAPVLVVKRRPLAPYERVVVATDFSQASSRALDVTLDLCPGVTIDLLHAYETEEEGMSAHLLGEDDPAYRHVRAEANAFLNRQRDGERLRTILEPGQPLSLLNSYAADHGVDLVAIGTHGRTGFLARLFGSVAERVLLSAPCDVLVAGELGTRRPI comes from the coding sequence ATGATGCGACATATTCTTCTGGCCACGGACCTGACCGCTCGGAGTGACCGGGCGGTCGACCGTGCCGTCCGGCTGGCGCATTCGACCGGCGCGCAACTGACCGTGGTCCACGCCGTAGAAGACCAGAAGGGCATCCGCGAGGAGGTCAACATCCCCTCCTGGCGCAGCCAGAAGCCCGGATGGCAACGCCTCGATCGCCTCATCGAGGCGGCCGGGTCTGAAATCCGGGCGCAGATCGGAGCGCTCGATCACGCAGCGGAGGTCATCGTACGCGAGGGCTCCGCTCCCGATCTCGTCACGCGCCAGATGCAGGAGCGTCGGTTCGATCTTCTGGTCACCGGTGTCGCACGCGACACGGGGCAAGGCCGCGTCGTGCTCGGCTCCACCGTGGAGCGTTCGATCAAGAGCGGGCTCGCGCCGGTTCTCGTGGTGAAGCGCCGTCCGCTCGCTCCTTACGAGCGCGTCGTTGTCGCGACCGATTTCTCGCAGGCCTCGTCACGGGCGCTCGATGTCACGCTCGATCTGTGCCCCGGCGTCACGATCGACCTACTCCATGCCTATGAGACCGAAGAAGAGGGTATGTCCGCCCATCTGCTCGGCGAGGACGATCCGGCCTATCGCCACGTTCGCGCCGAGGCGAACGCCTTCCTCAACCGGCAGCGAGACGGCGAGCGCTTGCGCACGATCCTCGAGCCCGGCCAGCCGCTCTCGCTTCTGAACTCCTACGCGGCGGATCACGGTGTGGATCTCGTGGCGATCGGCACCCACGGACGCACCGGCTTCCTTGCGCGACTTTTCGGGTCAGTCGCCGAGCGCGTGCTTCTTTCGGCCCCATGCGACGTCCTTGTCGCGGGTGAATTGGGAACTCGGCGGCCGATCTAG
- a CDS encoding zinc-dependent alcohol dehydrogenase: MKAAFYTGNRTFEIRDVAPNEPGPGEVRVRVAFNGICGTDMHAYHGAMDKRIGHNRIIGHEMSGRISAIGSGVEGRTIGDPVVVRPLEPCGACPACAAGHSHICHNLKFLGLDTDGALQEEWCVPSFAVHALPTDLPLHHAALCEPVAVACHDVRMGRVSPGEDVLVIGAGPIGVLIAMVARAQGANVAISEINPHRLKTVAELDFDALDPSKTDVAAAIMERTGGKGADVVFEVSGTQAGTNLMTDAAATRGRIVMVAIHTRKPEVDLFRFFWRELELIGVRVYEKEDFDHAIALIASGAIDCERMITDVRDLDAVADAFAAIDAGGPAMKSLIRVAV; encoded by the coding sequence ATGAAAGCGGCCTTCTACACCGGCAACCGGACCTTCGAGATCCGCGACGTGGCGCCGAACGAGCCGGGTCCGGGCGAGGTGCGCGTGCGCGTCGCCTTCAACGGCATCTGCGGCACCGACATGCATGCCTATCACGGGGCTATGGACAAGCGCATCGGCCACAACCGCATCATCGGCCACGAGATGTCGGGACGCATCAGCGCGATTGGCTCGGGCGTCGAGGGACGCACGATCGGCGATCCCGTCGTGGTGCGGCCGCTGGAACCCTGCGGCGCCTGCCCGGCCTGCGCGGCCGGCCACAGCCACATCTGCCACAACCTGAAATTCCTCGGCCTCGACACGGACGGCGCCCTGCAGGAGGAGTGGTGCGTGCCGTCCTTCGCCGTCCACGCGCTGCCCACCGACCTGCCGCTCCACCACGCGGCGCTCTGCGAGCCGGTGGCGGTCGCCTGCCACGACGTGCGCATGGGCCGCGTATCCCCAGGAGAGGACGTTCTCGTCATCGGCGCGGGGCCGATCGGCGTCCTCATCGCCATGGTGGCGCGCGCCCAAGGCGCCAACGTCGCGATCAGCGAGATCAACCCGCACCGGCTGAAGACCGTCGCCGAACTCGACTTCGACGCGCTCGACCCATCGAAGACCGACGTCGCGGCTGCGATCATGGAACGCACCGGCGGCAAGGGCGCGGACGTCGTGTTCGAGGTCTCCGGCACCCAGGCCGGCACGAACCTCATGACCGATGCCGCGGCGACGCGCGGGCGCATCGTGATGGTCGCGATCCACACCAGGAAACCCGAAGTCGATCTATTCCGCTTCTTCTGGCGCGAGCTCGAACTGATCGGGGTGCGTGTCTACGAGAAGGAAGATTTCGATCACGCGATCGCGCTGATCGCGTCGGGCGCGATCGACTGCGAGCGCATGATCACCGACGTGCGCGACCTCGACGCGGTGGCGGACGCCTTCGCCGCGATCGACGCCGGCGGTCCGGCCATGAAGAGCCTCATTCGCGTTGCGGTCTGA